The genomic interval ATCAGGCAATCATCCAGAAGCAGAAATAGACAGAGTTACCACTCCTGGTGGTTGTACAATTGAAGGATTAAACGAAATGGAACACCAAGGTTTAAGCTCTTCTTTAATTAAAGGAATCAACAAATCTTTTGATAAAATTAACCAAATTAAAAACTAATCAACGGGTGTAAACCCATTGTTACTAAAAACTATCATTATGCCATTATTTAACGTTTATCCACTGTACAATGTTACTCCTGTAAAAGCTAAAGGAGTTTATGTTTATGACGAAAACAAAACGGAATATTTAGATTTATATGGTGGACATGCTGTAATTTCTATAGGTCATGCACATCCTAAATACGTAAAAGCGATAACTAATCAGGTTGAAAAACTAGGTTTTTATTCGAATGCTATTCAGAATCCTTTACAAGTTCAATTAGCAGATAAATTAGAAGCACTTTCAGGTTGTAAAGACTACGAATTATTTTTATGTAATTCTGGTGCAGAAGCAAATGAAAATGCGTTAAAATTAGCTTCTTTTAAAACCAATAAATCTAGAGTTATTGCCTTTAAAAATGGTTTTCATGGTAGAACTTCTGCAGCCGTTGCTGCAACAGATAATAAAAATATTATTGCACCAATTAACGCACAACAAAAGGTTACTATTTTAGATTTAAATGATATTGATGCTGTAAAAACAGAACTAGAAAAAGGTGATGTTTGTGCAGTTATTGTAGAGTTTATACAAGGTGTTGGTGGATTAGACCAAGCAACTGCTGAGTTTTTTGAACAAGTAGATGTTCTTTGTAAAGCAAACAACACGTTTTTTATTGCTGATGAAGTTCAGTCTGGATACGGAAGATCTGGAAAGTTTTTTGCTTATCAACATTATAATGTAACTCCAGATGTTATTTCTATAGCAAAAGGAATGGGAAATGGTTTCCCGATTGGAGGAATTTTAATCCACCCAGATATTGAAGCTAAATTCGGAATGTTAGGGACTACTTTTGGAGGAAATCACTTAGCTTGTGCTGCTGGTTTATCTGTATTAAAGGTAATTGAAGAAGAAAACCTTATAGACAATGTAAATGAAATGTCTTGCTATTTCATGAAAATTGCAAAGACAATTCCTGAAATAAAAAATATTAAAGGAAAAGGGTTAATGCTTGGTTTAGAATTCGACTTTGAGGTTGGAGATTTACGTAAGAAATTAATTTACGACTATCATATTTTTACAGGTGG from Polaribacter sejongensis carries:
- a CDS encoding aspartate aminotransferase family protein, which produces MPLFNVYPLYNVTPVKAKGVYVYDENKTEYLDLYGGHAVISIGHAHPKYVKAITNQVEKLGFYSNAIQNPLQVQLADKLEALSGCKDYELFLCNSGAEANENALKLASFKTNKSRVIAFKNGFHGRTSAAVAATDNKNIIAPINAQQKVTILDLNDIDAVKTELEKGDVCAVIVEFIQGVGGLDQATAEFFEQVDVLCKANNTFFIADEVQSGYGRSGKFFAYQHYNVTPDVISIAKGMGNGFPIGGILIHPDIEAKFGMLGTTFGGNHLACAAGLSVLKVIEEENLIDNVNEMSCYFMKIAKTIPEIKNIKGKGLMLGLEFDFEVGDLRKKLIYDYHIFTGGAMNKNLLRILPPLTLKKEHINQFFEALVDALGE